GATCGCGCGTAGCCGGCCGCGCCCTCGTGTCTTGCGCTCTGCTCGTCGCTGGGTGCTCGCCTTCTCTCGTTCTCGTTCGCGTTCCATGAGTGCATCCATCGCGCCGGGCACAGCGTCCAGGCCGGCGTCCCAGAGGTGGCCGTAGTAGTCGAGGGTGATCGCAGCGCTCGCGTGCCCGCACATACGATGCACTGCGTACACGTCAGCGCCTGCTGTGATCGACATTGTGACGGCGGTGTGCTTGAGCGTGTAGGTTGTGATGCTGTCGAGGCCGGCTTCGGTGCACATTTTGTCGAATACTCGTCGCCAGCGGGCGTCGGTCCACACGTTGCCGTGCTCGTCGGGAATCAGCCAGTCTTCGTCTTCGTCTTCGTGGCCTGATGCCATGCCGTCGAGGTCCAGGAGAAGGTCGCCGCCGACGGGGACGTCGCGGTCGCGCCGGGACTTGGTCGGGCCAGGGTGGCCGAGCTGGTCGACGGAGCAGCGAATCACAAGCCGGCCACGGTAGTAGTCGAGGTCTTTGACCTTGAGCCCTTTGGCTTCCCCGGCCGGATTCCGGTGCGCGGCATGACCTCGGCCAGTAGTCGAGCCTGCTCCGTCGGTGCGGCCGCGAGCAAGGCGTCTACTTCCCCGATGCGTAGTGCACGTTTGTCTGCGGGCTCCTGGCGCACGATGTCGCCTTTGCCGAGTGGGTTCTCGCGGATGATCTTGTTCTTGACTGCCATGTCGAGAAACGCGTTCACGACAATGCCCACTTTACGTTTTGCGCCGCTGCCTAGCGGGGTTGGCTCGGTCTTTTGGTGTGGGCGCCGTGTTTTCAGGCCAGCAACCCACGTAGGGAATACCGCGGCGTTGAACTTGGCGATGCACGTGTCGCCCCAGACCGGCTCGAGGTGTGCCCACGCGGCGACGTAGCCTGCGCGAGTGCTCTGGGCAATGTCTGGTTTTGATTCGATCCACGGGTCCCAGAGGTCCCCGAAGGTGACCGCGGCTTTATCTTTTGTGATCCAGGTGCCGTCAGTTTGCCCGACTTCGACGCGCGCTTTGTAGTCGTTCGCTGCGTCCTCGGTCTGGAAAGTAGCGGTGGTGCGTTTACCGTTTTCGTCCCAGATGACTTGCCAGCGCCTGCCGACGCCCCACCGCGCACTGCATACCCGTTTCTTTCGGGAGGTCTTGTCTGGGTTTGGTTTTGTCCATAGGTCGCGAACGTGTGCCATTGCAAATATACTCTTGAGTTGTTCAGCTAATTCCTAGGAATGGGAACAGGGTTGGACTCGCCCCTCCGGTCTCTCCCCCTGAACTACTCCCCACTAGTCGGTATCTGATTTCTCAGTCCAACTAATGGGGAGCAGTTCACGAACAACAATGAGGTGCCCCTTTTTCCACGAAAGAAAAAGGGGCATCTCGAAGAAACAGCATCTAGGCTTTGTACACGCTTGCTGGCAGGAAGCGCGGGACGACTTTGCCGGTGGCGTTGCGCGGCATCTCGTCGATGAAGTTCACGTCACGGGGAACGGAGTGCTCGGCAAGGTGCTCGCGGACCCAGTCGCGGACTGCATCGCTGGTGAGGCTTCGGCCGGCGTCGTCGTCGCTGCGCACGATCCAAACGGCGATGCGGGCGAAGGTCTCGTCGTCGTCAACACCGCCGGCGTGGAGGTCTGCGATGCCTGGCATCGGTTCGAGGATGTCGGAGACGGAAGACGGGTAGACGTTCTCGCCGCCAACGATGATCATGTCGTCAACGCGGCCGAGGACGTGGAGGCGATCATTCTCGTCGAAGTAGCCAAGATCGCCCATTTCGATGAGGTCGCCAATTTTCACCATCTTGGTGTTCGGGTTGGAGTATCCGATCAGCGAGGTGGAGTTGTTCAAGAAAATACGTCCGACGGCACCTTGTGGGACCTCATTGCCTTGGTCGTCGTAAAGCTTCAGCGTGGTGCCGGTGGACACATGTCCAGCGACGGTGGGCTGTGCTGCGACTTCCTCGGCGGAGGCTGCGGCGGCCAGGGTGAGCTCGGTGGAGCCGTAGATGTTGCACAGGATTGGGCCGAAGCGGTTGTTCATTGTGCGCACAATCTCTGGGGTAAGAGCGTGGCCGGCGGACGCGATGAACTTGAGGTTCGAGGTGTCGTACTTTTCGTTGTCGGGCACTTCAAGGAGCTGCTTAAAGAAGATCGGGGAGGAGATCATCGCGTTACACTTGTAATCGACAAGCTGCTTGAACACGTTTTCTGGGTTGTAGTGGCGCTGGGTGACGATCGTGTTGCGGGCGCCAAGTGCAATGTTGGTTGCGGACCAGCCCCAAGTATGGAACATGGATGCTGTCATTTGCACTGTCATTCCGGCGCGCCATGGCATCTTTTCTAGCAGGCCTGCGAGGACAAGTGGCAGCCTTGGTTCTGGGCGCAGGATGCCCTTCGGCACACCGGTGGTACCGGAAGACATGAGGACGATGTAACCGTGCTTGGGCCAGGTCGGGAGGGCATAGCCGTTGTCCGGGGAGCTCACGATCGACTCGATCGAGGTGTAGTCGGTGTGGCTTTCGTCCTGGTGCGCGTACGCAATGGTCAGGCCAGGGTAATCCTCGGGGATGCAGTGTGCGAATTCGTCGTCGATGAAAAGAACGTTGATCTTGTTCTCTTCGATGCAGCCAAGGATCTGCTCAGGAGAGGAACCGACGTTGAGTAAGTACAGGGTGGCACCTGCGTAGCCCTTTGCGGTCAATGGGATCAGCATGCCACGACCGTTGCGGGCCATAACTCCCACGTGGAGCTCTTCCAGGTTCTCCCGATCCTTGACTTCCAACAGCCACTTCGCCAGAGTTCGAGATTGGTCGCGGAGCTGGCGGTAGGTGAGGATGCCGTCGTCGTCGATAAGCGCATTGCGCAGAGGTGTTTGCGCTGCACCCTGCTCAACTTCGCGGGCGGTTGTGAACCAATAGCGGGCGAGGATGGAGGGGACATTGAGCGCGCCACCGAGTCCACCTTCGGACCCGACGATGCCAGAGCGGATTACGGCGGGAACGAACTTTGCCAGGGCACGGGCGTTGAAAGCAATCTTTCCTAGCGCGGGAGAGATGGACATAAGGCTCCTTGGTAAGGCGTTGGGTAACGCGAGGCGAATCTTTAGGTATATCGAAGGTAGTTAAAGGATTGTTGCAGTTTGGTCCCAGAAAGTTCTTAGGTATACAACCTTGCCTTAAAGAATGGACAGTCGCAACGTTACTCAAGTTGCTGTTGTTGCCAAAGTTGTTACTGTGGTAATTGTTCTTACTGGTTTCCTAAATGTTGCGGAAACCCACAGTTGCCGTTTAGTGTTCACTGGAACATGACTTTTTCCTCACGATAAGTTACGAGTATCCCGCGCACACCCAGAAAGCGCACGACAGAAAGTGTTTTCCATGCAGTTTTCAGCTTCCCGTCGCAAGGTTGCAGGCGTCGTCGCAACTCTTCTCACCGCACTAACCGTGGTTGTTGCACCATTTGCACCCCAGGCCAACGCACAGCAGGCTAACGCAGTTTTGTTCGGTGACTCCGTTTTGGCGGATCCGACCGTCCCAGGGTGGGCTGCGGGAAAGATGGGTCTGGATCCTCGTGGATCATCCAACGTGGCAACGTGGTGCCCAACCAGCCCCACCAGCTTTGGTAAGCAGGCTGCTGCCAAGCTGGGACTCCCTGCCTGGGACTACTCTTGCACCGGCACTATTTCGATCTCCCAGGGCCCAAAGGTTGGAACTCAGGTTGATCGCGCGCTGAACGATGGCGCCCTGACCCCAAGCACCCGTCGCGTTATCCTGACCACCGGATTCAACGATGCTTATAACACCGGCAACCGCACCCCGGATCAGGCGCGAGCTGCCTACGTTTCCGCGCTGACCCCGCAGATTGACCGAATTCGCCAGGCTGCGCCGAACGCGCGTATCCAGATCGTGGGCTACCCACAGATCACTGACGGATTTGGCAATGTCTGCCTGTTCCATGTCGGCCCGAACATGTTTGATCGCACCCCGGCTCCACAGGTTGCTGGCTGGGAAAACCTGGCGCAGTGGATGCAGGTGGACTTGGCCAACGCGACCGGCGTCGAATTCCTAGACATGAAGCCTTCCACCCGCTGGAACTCCATGTGTGCTCAGGATGACAAGCGCATGTGGGCTGGCCTCGTTGATTTCTATGGCGGCCCGGGCAACCTGCCGATCCACGTGAATCAGCGTGGACACGCGCACGTGTCTGAGGTTATTGCGCGCTCTTAAGCTGCTTATCGACGAATATCCCGCCGCGAGGACAGACCTGCGGCGGGATTTTCGCACTTCGGGGGGTGGCGGGGTGACATTCCCTAAATGGTCGGACTTTTCTCGCAATCGCGTCCAAGATTCGTTAGGATTGTCTCAATACCTTAATTTTTGTGACCCGCCGCGCGATTTTCAGCCAAATTGATGTGGGACACAGTTATTCTCTATTTCCCTTTCTTAAGGAATGCCCCATGACAAACCAACCCGCCCTGGGCTCCCGCCTGAACCGTTTTGTGGAAGCCGACGGCCTGAAGTTCCGCGATCTCGACGGCGACGGACAGCTTGCCCCCTATGAAGATTGGCGTTTGCCTGCCGACGAGCGTGCCGACGACCTCGTCACCCGCATGAAGCCCGAAGAAAAAATCGGCATGATGGTCATCGGTTCCCATTATCCGGGATATTCCGAGTTCATTCCACACGCAGACCCTAACAACCTGCTGAACCCTGAAGACGTGTGGCGAGACCACAACCCGATTACCTCCCAGGAATACCCAGAGCCAATTCTGGTGACCTCGTCTACCGACAACGCGATCAACGTGCGGCACCAGCGCTACCTCATCGTGCGCGACAATCTCGAGCCACGCGATCTCGCAGTGTGGACTAATGCGGTCCAAGAAGTAGCGGAGAAGTCTCGCTTAGGTATCCCGGTCGTGTTCGCGTCCAACCCGCGCAACCACTTTGCGCTGGTTGCCGAGTTTGGTGTGTCCGAGTCCACGGGCGTGTTCTCCGAGTGGCCGGGCGAGCTGGGCCTTGCGGCACTTGACGATGCCCAACTGATCGAGACCTACGGCAAGGAGATCGCCAAGGAGTGGCGCGCAGGCGGTATCCACAAGATCTACGGTTATATGGCCGACGTTGCCTCCGAGCCACGCTGGTCCCGCTTCAACGGCACCTTCGGCGAGGATGTTGATCTAGTCACCCGTTACATGGCGGCGCTGACCCGCGGCATGCAGGGGTCGTCGCTAAGCGAGGCTTCTGTGGCAACCACCGTCAAGCACTTCCCAGGTGGTGGCGTGCGTCTGGACGGCCATGATCCGCACTTCGAGTGGGGCCAGACTAACGAGTACCCAACCGAGGGCGCGCTGTACAAGTACCATCTGCCACCGTTCCAAGCTGCGGTGGACGAGGGTTGTGCCTCAATCATGCCGTACTACGCAAAGCCGGTAAACAGCTCAGCTGAGCAGCTTCCGGAAGAACTGTGGGAAGGACCAACCACGCAGTTCGAGGAGGTCGCGTTTGCATACAACAACACCTTCATCGAGAAAATGCTGCGCCAAAACATGGGCTTCGACGGCTATATCAACTCCGATTCCGGCATTATCGACGCCATGATGTGGGGCGTTGAAGATCTGACCAAGCCAGAGCGTTTTGCCAAGGCGGTTGAAGTTGGCACTGACATCGTTTCTGACATGTCTGATCCCACTGAGCTGCAAAAGGCGTTCGATGAGGGAATCCTAGAAGAGAAATTCCTCGACCGCGCCGTCAAGCGACTGCTCATCGAGATGTTCCAACTGGGCCTTTTCGATAACCCATACGTCGACGAGGATATCGCCGAGCAGATCATCGGCAACGACACCGTCAACGCGCTCGCGCAGACCGCACAGCGCCAGTCTGTCACGCTGCTACGCAATGCGGACCTGCTCCCACTTGATCTGGAAGCTGCAAAGAAGGTGTATGTCTACACCACAGGCCGTACCAAGATCGACGAGGTGGATCGCAAATTTAAGGCTGCATTCGCGGACACCACCCCGAACTACCAGCTGGTTGAATCGCCGGAAGAAGCCGACTTTGCGGTCGTGTGGGCGCGTCCCGACATCGCGCTGTTTGAGGACGATCGTCCAGGCGTCTCGTTGTCCATCGAGCCTCGCAACAACGGCGTGGACGTCGATCGCGTGATTGAGATCGAGAAGACGGTTCCGACGATTTTGGTAGTCAACTTCACCAACCCTTGGTTGCTCACCGAGCTGGAACCTGAGGCTGCCGCTGTCGTCGGCACGTACGAGATCAGCCCTGCCAACCTGCTGAAGTCGCTCGCTGGCGAGGATGGTGGGCCGAAGGGCAAGCTGCCAATGTCGGTGCCTGCTTCTGCCGAGACCGTCGCTGAAAGCCCTCGTGATGTGCCGGGCAAGTACCTAGAAAACTACGCCTACGTAGATCGCGAAGGTGTTGCCTACGAGGCAGGCTTTGGCCTGAGCTTCTAAGTCGCTTATCGACGAAAGCCCTCCCCGCGTTAGTTCGTACCTGGCTGCGGGGAGGGCTTCAGCCTGCAATTGTTGGGCACTGTTTCCGATAAGAAGCGCTTGCTGGAAATGGATAGGGTGGGGGCATGAGCCAAAAAGTACAAGGTGTAATCGCCCGCGAAAAGGGCGCAGAAGTAGAAGTAACCACCATCGTTATTCCAGAGCCAGGCCCCCACGACGTGGTAGTCAAGGTCCAAGCCACCGGTGTTTGCCACACCGACTTGGCCTACCGCGACGGCGACATCGAGGACGCATTCCCATTCCTCCTGGGTCACGAGACCGCCGGCGTTGTTGAAGAGGTGGGCGAAGCCGTAACCCACGTCGCCGTTGGCGATTTCGTCGTGCTGAATTGGCGCGCCGTGTGTGGCGAGTGTCGCGCTTGCCGCAAGGGTGATACCAAGAACTGTTTTAACACCCACAATGCCTCGAAGAAGATGACGCTCGAAGACGGAACCGAACTCAAGCCGGCGCTGGGCATCGGGTCCTTCGCGGAAAAGACCCTCGTCCACGAAGGTCAGTGCACCAAAGTTAACCCTGAAGAAGATCCAGCCGCTGCTGGTTTGCTCGGCTGCGGAATCATGGCCGGCGTGGGTGCTGCGGTGAACACCGGCGACATTCAACCTGGCGAATCCGTTGCGGTCTTCGGCCTCGGCGGGGTGGGCCTTGCCGCGGTGGCAGGCGCTGCTCTTGCTGGCGCAACGAAGATTATCGCCGTCGACTTGGATGAGCGCAAGACCAAAGCCGCTGAGGAGACCTTCGGTGCGACTCATTCCATCACCTCGAAGGGAATGAGCGTTGACCAGGTGATCGAAGAAGTTCGCCAGCTTACCGACGGCTTTGGCGCCGACGTTACCATCGATGCTGTCGGAATCATTCCGACCTGGCAGCAGGCTTTCTACTCTCGCGACCACGCTGGGCGCATGGTCATGGTGGGCGTGCCGAATATGACCGACAAGATCGATATCCCAGCGATCGACATGTACTCCCGTGGCGGTTCCGTCAAGCCAGCGTGGTACGGCGACTGCCTGCCTGAGCGCGACTTCCCGATGTATGTGGACCTGCACTTGCAGAATCGTTTCCCTCTGGGAGACTTTGTTTCAGAACGCATTTCAATCAATGATGTCGAAGCCTCTTTTGAATCCATGAAGAAGGGCGACGTCCTCCGATCAGTGGTGGTGTTTGACTAATGGCTTTTTCCATCGACAACGTAGTTACTTCCGGCAAGTTCCGCCTCGACGGCGGCGAATGGGACGTTGACAACAACGTCTGGATCATCGGCGACGATTCCGAGGTATTCATCATCGACGCAGCCCACGATGCCGATGCGATTGCTGCAGCGGTAGGGGACCGAAAGGTCAAGGGCATCATCGCAACGCATGGTCACAACGACCACATCGATGCGGCACCTCGCCTGACCGAACTAGTCGACGCGCCGATCTACCTCCACCCGGCCGATTCCATGCTCTGGGAAGAGACCAACCCCGATCTGCGCTACCGTGACCTTGCAGACGGGCAGTCCTTCGAGATTGCCGGAACCGACATCCAGGTGCTCTCCACCCCAGGCCACTCGCCGGGTTCCGTGGTGCTTTATGTTCCAGAGGCAGGCGAGCTCTTCTCTGGCGATACCCTGTTTCAGGGCGGTCCAGGTGCTACGGGCCGTTCCTACTCCAGTTTCGACACCATCATCGCTTCGCTGCAGAAGTCCGTTCTGGACCTGCCGTCCGAGACGGTGGTGCGCACCGGCCACGGCGATCACACCACAGTGGGCGACGAGGCTCCTCACCTTGAAGAATGGATCAAGCGGGGCTACTAACGCTTAACGACGACCAGCCGCCGCATCCAAGCCATCGTGCCTGGATGCGGTGGCCTTTTTCGTCGCCAAGCAATGCCTAGGGGGGTATCGTGTTGCGGCTTAAGTGGCAGCTGGCTAGTATCTTCGTTGGATACCCCAGGGGGTATAACGAGATTGAGAAAGGTACACCAATGATCAAGAACCTCGGTGAGAAATACTCACCACTGTATTTCCTTGCAGCGCTGGGATTCGGCGGCCTTGCCGTATTCTTCTTCATGGCGTTTATGCACATCACGCCACACCCCGGCACTGCGATGCCCACCTTTGAAACCATCATGGATGCCTATGCGGAAGGCGACGGCTTCATGCGCAGCGTCATCGTCGCCGGCTATATCGGGATGACGATCTTTCTGGTCATCCACTTCACACTGTTGGCGTGGAACCTTCGCGAATTCTTCGCCTTCAAGCGCACCGCCGCATATGACGACCTGAAGCAGTCCAACGCCGAGGTCACTCTCATGGCGATCCCACTGACCCTAGGCATGTCCATCAACGGCATCTTCGTTGCGGCGATGGCGTTTATCCCGAACCTGACCTCCATTCTGCAGGCACTCATGCCATTTGCACTGCTGGCCTATGGTGCCGTCGGCGTGCTCGCTCTAGTCATTATGGGCAACTACCTGCGCCGCCTCATCACCACCGGCACGTTCAGCTTCGAGGGTAACGCGGGCCTCAATCAGATCATCGCCGTATTCGGCTTCGCCATGGTCGGAGTCGGATTCGCAGCACCTGCTGCGATGGGCACCAACACCTGGGTAGTCCTCATCGCAGTCTGGGGCTCCATGTTCTTCGCGATGATCGCCGTCCTGCTTTTCATCGTCTTCTTGGTCTCCGGCGTCATGAGTATTAAGCGCTACGGACTGGCAGTGGGCAACTCCGCGACCATGTGGTTGGCAATCCCAACCATGACACTCTGGGCGATTACCGTTCTGCGCGACCGCCATGGCTTGCAAACCCTTGTTAATGCTGGTCCCGGCGGTCCGCAAGAACACCCGTCCTCGTCGGTGGGCCTGATGTTCTTCCTCTCGATCATCATCGTCTTGCAAGCAGCGTTCTTTGGACTGGGGCACATCGTAATGAAGTCCAATGGCTTCTACCGCGACTACGTCCTAGGCCGAGAGATCACTTCGCCAGCGGCGTTCACCCTGGTCTGCCCGGGTGTTGGTATCAGCGTCTTGCTGATGTTCTTCATCAACGTTGGCTTGGTGCAAAACGGTCTGTTGGAGAAGTTCTCCGCCGGTTACTACGTTGCACTCGCAATCCCAGCGATCACCGCAACCGCAACCATCTGGCTCGGTTTCACCCTCTTCCGCAACCAGCTGTCCAAGGCATCCAAGTTCGCCCGCGAAATGCAGCAAGCTCCTGAGGTGGTCAACGCCTAAACGGTAGGCGTTTCTAATTAAGCCAGTGCGCATGCCCACTACACTTGTGGGCATGCGCACTCTCGTTACCGGTGGAGCCGGTTTTATTGGATCCCATTTGGTCGATCTTCTGATTTCGGAAGGCCACCACGTTGTCGTCGTTGACAACCTCTCACACGGCAAGCGCGACAACCTAAACCCAGACGCGACCTTCGTCGAGGCTGACGTTCTTACGGTTGACTACGACGCACTGCTTGCGGAGCACACCCCTGAGGTCGTATTCAACCTCGCCGCACAGATCGACGTGCGTCACTCCGTAGCCGATCCAATCCGCGACGCAGAAACCAACGTCCTTTCCACCATCCGCCTCGCAGATGCTTCACGACGAAACGGCGTGCGCAAAATCGTCCACACCTCATCCGGCGGCTCGATCTATGGTGAACCGGACCAATTCCCAGTGTCTGAAACGACCCCCGTGGATCCCTATTCCCCCTATGCTGCGTCGAAA
The Corynebacterium breve genome window above contains:
- a CDS encoding glycoside hydrolase family 3 protein, with protein sequence MTNQPALGSRLNRFVEADGLKFRDLDGDGQLAPYEDWRLPADERADDLVTRMKPEEKIGMMVIGSHYPGYSEFIPHADPNNLLNPEDVWRDHNPITSQEYPEPILVTSSTDNAINVRHQRYLIVRDNLEPRDLAVWTNAVQEVAEKSRLGIPVVFASNPRNHFALVAEFGVSESTGVFSEWPGELGLAALDDAQLIETYGKEIAKEWRAGGIHKIYGYMADVASEPRWSRFNGTFGEDVDLVTRYMAALTRGMQGSSLSEASVATTVKHFPGGGVRLDGHDPHFEWGQTNEYPTEGALYKYHLPPFQAAVDEGCASIMPYYAKPVNSSAEQLPEELWEGPTTQFEEVAFAYNNTFIEKMLRQNMGFDGYINSDSGIIDAMMWGVEDLTKPERFAKAVEVGTDIVSDMSDPTELQKAFDEGILEEKFLDRAVKRLLIEMFQLGLFDNPYVDEDIAEQIIGNDTVNALAQTAQRQSVTLLRNADLLPLDLEAAKKVYVYTTGRTKIDEVDRKFKAAFADTTPNYQLVESPEEADFAVVWARPDIALFEDDRPGVSLSIEPRNNGVDVDRVIEIEKTVPTILVVNFTNPWLLTELEPEAAAVVGTYEISPANLLKSLAGEDGGPKGKLPMSVPASAETVAESPRDVPGKYLENYAYVDREGVAYEAGFGLSF
- a CDS encoding AMP-binding protein produces the protein MSISPALGKIAFNARALAKFVPAVIRSGIVGSEGGLGGALNVPSILARYWFTTAREVEQGAAQTPLRNALIDDDGILTYRQLRDQSRTLAKWLLEVKDRENLEELHVGVMARNGRGMLIPLTAKGYAGATLYLLNVGSSPEQILGCIEENKINVLFIDDEFAHCIPEDYPGLTIAYAHQDESHTDYTSIESIVSSPDNGYALPTWPKHGYIVLMSSGTTGVPKGILRPEPRLPLVLAGLLEKMPWRAGMTVQMTASMFHTWGWSATNIALGARNTIVTQRHYNPENVFKQLVDYKCNAMISSPIFFKQLLEVPDNEKYDTSNLKFIASAGHALTPEIVRTMNNRFGPILCNIYGSTELTLAAAASAEEVAAQPTVAGHVSTGTTLKLYDDQGNEVPQGAVGRIFLNNSTSLIGYSNPNTKMVKIGDLIEMGDLGYFDENDRLHVLGRVDDMIIVGGENVYPSSVSDILEPMPGIADLHAGGVDDDETFARIAVWIVRSDDDAGRSLTSDAVRDWVREHLAEHSVPRDVNFIDEMPRNATGKVVPRFLPASVYKA
- a CDS encoding GDSL-type esterase/lipase family protein; translation: MQFSASRRKVAGVVATLLTALTVVVAPFAPQANAQQANAVLFGDSVLADPTVPGWAAGKMGLDPRGSSNVATWCPTSPTSFGKQAAAKLGLPAWDYSCTGTISISQGPKVGTQVDRALNDGALTPSTRRVILTTGFNDAYNTGNRTPDQARAAYVSALTPQIDRIRQAAPNARIQIVGYPQITDGFGNVCLFHVGPNMFDRTPAPQVAGWENLAQWMQVDLANATGVEFLDMKPSTRWNSMCAQDDKRMWAGLVDFYGGPGNLPIHVNQRGHAHVSEVIARS
- a CDS encoding MBL fold metallo-hydrolase gives rise to the protein MAFSIDNVVTSGKFRLDGGEWDVDNNVWIIGDDSEVFIIDAAHDADAIAAAVGDRKVKGIIATHGHNDHIDAAPRLTELVDAPIYLHPADSMLWEETNPDLRYRDLADGQSFEIAGTDIQVLSTPGHSPGSVVLYVPEAGELFSGDTLFQGGPGATGRSYSSFDTIIASLQKSVLDLPSETVVRTGHGDHTTVGDEAPHLEEWIKRGY
- a CDS encoding TsoY family (seleno)protein; translated protein: MIKNLGEKYSPLYFLAALGFGGLAVFFFMAFMHITPHPGTAMPTFETIMDAYAEGDGFMRSVIVAGYIGMTIFLVIHFTLLAWNLREFFAFKRTAAYDDLKQSNAEVTLMAIPLTLGMSINGIFVAAMAFIPNLTSILQALMPFALLAYGAVGVLALVIMGNYLRRLITTGTFSFEGNAGLNQIIAVFGFAMVGVGFAAPAAMGTNTWVVLIAVWGSMFFAMIAVLLFIVFLVSGVMSIKRYGLAVGNSATMWLAIPTMTLWAITVLRDRHGLQTLVNAGPGGPQEHPSSSVGLMFFLSIIIVLQAAFFGLGHIVMKSNGFYRDYVLGREITSPAAFTLVCPGVGISVLLMFFINVGLVQNGLLEKFSAGYYVALAIPAITATATIWLGFTLFRNQLSKASKFAREMQQAPEVVNA
- a CDS encoding S-(hydroxymethyl)mycothiol dehydrogenase is translated as MSQKVQGVIAREKGAEVEVTTIVIPEPGPHDVVVKVQATGVCHTDLAYRDGDIEDAFPFLLGHETAGVVEEVGEAVTHVAVGDFVVLNWRAVCGECRACRKGDTKNCFNTHNASKKMTLEDGTELKPALGIGSFAEKTLVHEGQCTKVNPEEDPAAAGLLGCGIMAGVGAAVNTGDIQPGESVAVFGLGGVGLAAVAGAALAGATKIIAVDLDERKTKAAEETFGATHSITSKGMSVDQVIEEVRQLTDGFGADVTIDAVGIIPTWQQAFYSRDHAGRMVMVGVPNMTDKIDIPAIDMYSRGGSVKPAWYGDCLPERDFPMYVDLHLQNRFPLGDFVSERISINDVEASFESMKKGDVLRSVVVFD
- a CDS encoding tyrosine-type recombinase/integrase, with amino-acid sequence MIRCSVDQLGHPGPTKSRRDRDVPVGGDLLLDLDGMASGHEDEDEDWLIPDEHGNVWTDARWRRVFDKMCTEAGLDSITTYTLKHTAVTMSITAGADVYAVHRMCGHASAAITLDYYGHLWDAGLDAVPGAMDALMEREREREKASTQRRAERKTRGRGRLRAIGGE